From the genome of Vicia villosa cultivar HV-30 ecotype Madison, WI linkage group LG2, Vvil1.0, whole genome shotgun sequence, one region includes:
- the LOC131646948 gene encoding transcription factor bHLH18-like codes for MMEIVPPNYVPELEFEDLSFFHQYPMAMDSLSCPFDNFDFNFDNNYETAPNCLPLETHPDDHYVAQTRPTKKIKTLSDTEQAGDYLIVSNRRPTSYSSPQLISFEHYNATSVVSCELYDLDYSDVKPKLQKGCNVNKEIAANYNIRVNQTRNTIQAKEHVVAERKRREKLTRSFIALSAIVPGLKKMDKASVLGDAITYMKKLQARLHTLEAQAEDNKKTGSAIHVKRSVIFTDNHDDDNINSNNQTLPEIEVRVSRKDVLIKIQCDKHKGRASTSTVLGKLESLNLTVQSSNLLPFGNNIVDLTIVAQMNEENCVKAKELLGSIRHALIINNN; via the exons ATGATGGAAATTGTGCCCCCAAACTATGTGCCTGAACTT GAATTTGAGGATCTCAGTTTCTTTCATCAATACCCTATGGCTATGGATTCTCTTTCATGTCCATTTGACAACTTTGACTTCAACTTTGACAACAACTACGAAACAGCACCAAATTGTTTACCACTTGAAACTCATCCTGATGATCACTACGTTGCTCAAACAAGACCAACCAAGAAGATCAAGACTTTAAGTGACACGGAACAAGCCGGTGATTACTTGATAGTCTCAAACCGTAGACCTACTTCCTATTCATCACCTCAACTCATTTCTTTTGAGCACTACAATGCAACATCAGTTGTTTCTTGCGAACTTTACGATCTCGATTATTCTGATGTAAAACCTAAACTCCAGAAAGGGTGTAATGTAAACAAAGAAATTGCCGCAAATTATAATATCCGAGTGAATCAGACGAGGAACACGATTCAGGCAAAAGAACATGTAGTGGCTGAGAGAAAACGAAGAGAAAAGCTCACCAGAAGTTTCATTGCTCTGTCTGCCATCGTTCCTGGCCTCAAGAAG ATGGATAAGGCTTCTGTGCTGGGAGATGCAATAACCTATATGAAAAAACTACAAGCACGTTTGCATACACTAGAGGCACAAGCTGAAGACAACAAAAAGACTGGATCTGCAATACATGTGAAGAGATCTGTTATCTTCACTGATAACCATGATGATGATAACATTAACTCCAACAACCAGACACTTCCTGAAATCGAAGTAAGAGTTTCAAGAAAAGATGTACTCATCAAGATTCAATGTGACAAACACAAGGGACGTGCCTCTACTTCTACGGTACTAGGAAAACTAGAAAGCCTAAATCTCACAGTCCAAAGTAGTAACTTATTGCCCTTCGGAAACAACATTGTTGATCTAACTATTGTTGCTCAG ATGAACGAGGAAAACTGTGTGAAAGCAAAGGAACTTCTAGGAAGCATACGACATGCATTAATCATCAATAATAATTAA